The following are encoded together in the Neomonachus schauinslandi chromosome 15, ASM220157v2, whole genome shotgun sequence genome:
- the NEUROD2 gene encoding neurogenic differentiation factor 2: MLTRLFSEPGLLSDVPKFASWGDGDEDEPRSDKGDAPPPPPPPPGPGAPGPARAAKPVPLRADEVPEAALAEVKEEGELGGEEEEEEEEEEGLDEAEGERPKKRGPKKRKMTKARLERSKLRRQKANARERNRMHDLNAALDNLRKVVPCYSKTQKLSKIETLRLAKNYIWALSEILRSGKRPDLVSYVQTLCKGLSQPTTNLVAGCLQLNSRNFLTEQGADGTGRFHGSGGPFAMHPYPYPCSRLAGAQCQAAGGLGGGAAHALRTHGYCAAYETLYAAAGGGGASPDYNSSEYEGPLSPPLCLNGNFSLKQDSSPDHEKSYHYSMHYSALPGSRPTGHGLVFGSSAVRGGVHSENLLSYDMHLHHDRGPMYEELNAFFHN; encoded by the coding sequence ATGCTGACCCGCCTGTTCAGCGAGCCCGGTCTCCTCTCGGACGTGCCCAAGTTCGCCAGCTGGGGCGACGGAGACGAGGACGAGCCGAGGAGCGACAAGGGCgacgcgccgccgccgccgccgccgcctccgggGCCCGGGGCTCCGGGGCCCGCCCGGGCTGCCAAGCCAGTCCCTCTCCGTGCAGACGAGGTGCCGGAGGCCGCCCTGGCCGAGGTCAAGGAGGAAGGCGAGCTGgggggcgaggaggaggaggaagaggaggaggaggaagggctggACGAGGCAGAGGGCGAGCGGCCCAAGAAGCGCGGGCCCAAGAAGCGCAAGATGACCAAGGCGCGCCTGGAGCGCTCCAAGCTGCGGCGGCAGAAGGCGAACGCGCGGGAGCGCAACCGCATGCACGACCTGAACGCGGCGCTGGACAACCTGCGGAAGGTGGTGCCCTGCTACTCCAAGACACAGAAGCTGTCCAAGATCGAGACGCTGCGCCTAGCCAAGAACTACATCTGGGCGCTCTCGGAGATCCTGCGCTCCGGCAAGCGGCCCGACCTGGTGTCCTACGTGCAGACGCTGTGCAAGGGTCTGTCGCAGCCCACCACCAACCTGGTGGCCGGCTGCCTGCAGCTCAACTCGCGCAACTTCCTCACGGAGCAGGGCGCCGACGGCACGGGCCGCTTCCACGGCTCGGGTGGCCCGTTCGCCATGCACCCCTACCCGTACCCGTGCTCGCGCCTGGCGGGCGCACAGTGCCAGGCGGCGGGCGGCCTGGGGGGCGGTGCGGCGCACGCCCTGCGGACCCACGGCTACTGCGCCGCCTATGAGACACTGTAtgcggcggcgggcggcggcggcgcgagCCCGGACTATAACAGCTCCGAGTACGAGGGCCCGCTCAGCCCCCCGCTCTGTCTCAATGGCAACTTCTCGCTCAAGCAGGACTCGTCGCCCGACCACGAGAAGAGCTACCACTATTCTATGCACTACTCGGCGCTGCCCGGCTCGCGGCCCACCGGCCACGGGCTGGTCTTCGGCTCGTCGGCTGTGCGCGGGGGCGTCCACTCGGAGAATCTCTTGTCTTACGATATGCACCTTCACCACGACCGGGGCCCCATGTACGAGGAGCTCAATGCGTTTTTCCATAACTGA